One Peterkaempfera bronchialis DNA window includes the following coding sequences:
- a CDS encoding sugar ABC transporter ATP-binding protein produces MAPPEAAAAAPPPDADGSAAPAVLEAIGVGKRFPGVVALDDVSLTLRRGEIHALVGENGAGKSTLIKVLTGVHRPDSGELRLGGRPVSFARPYEAQQAGVSTIYQEVNLVPLMSVARNIFLGREPRNRLRLIDFPRMYREAAELLAGFGVTVDVRRPLNSLGVGTQQMVALARAVSVQARVVVMDEPTSALEPREVETLFRVIEDLHSRHIAVLYVSHRMDELYRICDRVTVLRDGRLVHTGDLAGLDRMRLVSMMLGREVSEVRRHGVTGFGDGHRATREPVLTATGLSRRHVLDDVGLELRPGEVLGLGGLLGSGRSETAKALAGALPLDAGTVTVAGRRLRRLSPAAAIRAGVSLLPEDRKAEGVIPGLSVRENIVLAAMPRLSRAGVVSRSRQDRIVEVFMKRLRIKASSPEQKVGELSGGNQQKVLLARWLCLEPKVLLLDEPTRGIDVGAKAEVQALVDELAQEGLAVLLISSDIEELVEGADRLVVLRGGAVAGELTGDRVAEAELLEVLASDAPTAPAAPDAPAAPDAPTAPAPGPDTAEEAQG; encoded by the coding sequence ATGGCACCCCCAGAAGCGGCAGCCGCCGCACCGCCCCCGGACGCGGACGGCTCCGCGGCCCCGGCGGTGCTGGAGGCGATCGGCGTCGGCAAGCGCTTCCCCGGCGTGGTGGCGCTCGACGACGTCTCCCTGACGCTCCGCCGCGGCGAGATCCACGCCCTGGTCGGCGAGAACGGCGCCGGCAAGTCCACCCTGATCAAGGTGCTCACCGGAGTGCACCGCCCGGACAGCGGCGAACTGCGGCTGGGCGGCCGTCCGGTCTCCTTCGCCCGGCCGTACGAGGCCCAGCAGGCGGGTGTGTCGACCATCTACCAGGAGGTCAACCTCGTCCCGCTGATGAGCGTGGCGCGGAACATCTTCCTGGGCCGCGAGCCCAGGAACCGCCTCCGCCTGATCGACTTCCCCCGGATGTACCGGGAGGCGGCCGAGCTGCTCGCCGGGTTCGGCGTCACCGTGGACGTCCGCCGCCCGCTGAACAGCCTGGGCGTCGGCACCCAGCAGATGGTGGCGCTCGCCCGCGCGGTCTCCGTACAGGCCCGGGTGGTGGTGATGGACGAACCCACCTCCGCACTGGAGCCGCGCGAGGTGGAGACGCTCTTCCGGGTCATCGAGGACCTGCACAGCCGCCATATCGCGGTGCTGTACGTCAGTCACCGGATGGACGAGCTGTACCGGATCTGCGACCGGGTCACGGTGCTGCGCGACGGGCGGCTGGTGCACACCGGCGACCTCGCCGGCCTGGACCGGATGCGGCTGGTCTCGATGATGCTCGGGCGGGAGGTCTCCGAGGTGCGCCGGCATGGCGTCACCGGCTTCGGCGACGGCCACCGGGCGACCCGCGAACCGGTGCTCACCGCCACCGGTCTGAGCCGACGCCATGTGCTGGACGACGTGGGCCTGGAACTCCGCCCCGGTGAGGTGCTGGGCCTGGGCGGGCTGCTCGGTTCCGGGCGCAGCGAGACCGCCAAGGCGCTGGCCGGTGCGCTGCCGCTGGACGCGGGCACGGTGACGGTGGCGGGGCGCCGGCTGCGCCGTCTCTCCCCGGCCGCCGCGATCCGGGCCGGGGTCAGCCTGCTGCCGGAGGACCGCAAGGCGGAGGGGGTGATCCCCGGGCTGTCGGTGCGGGAGAACATCGTGCTGGCGGCGATGCCGAGGCTGTCCCGGGCGGGGGTGGTCTCCCGCAGTCGGCAGGACCGCATCGTCGAGGTCTTTATGAAGCGGCTGCGGATCAAGGCGTCCAGCCCCGAGCAGAAGGTCGGCGAGCTCTCCGGCGGCAACCAGCAGAAGGTGCTGCTGGCGCGCTGGCTCTGTCTGGAGCCCAAGGTGCTGCTGCTGGACGAGCCCACCCGGGGGATCGATGTGGGTGCCAAGGCGGAGGTGCAGGCGCTGGTGGACGAGCTTGCCCAGGAGGGGTTGGCGGTGCTGCTGATCTCCTCCGACATCGAGGAGCTGGTGGAGGGGGCGGACCGGCTGGTGGTGCTGCGCGGCGGCGCCGTGGCCGGGGAGCTGACCGGTGACCGGGTGGCCGAGGCGGAGCTGCTGGAGGTACTGGCCTCCGACGCGCCGACCGCCCCGGCCGCCCCGGACGCCCCGGCCGCACCTGATGCCCCGACCGCCCCGGCGCCTGGTCCGGACACGGCCGAGGAGGCACAGGGATGA
- a CDS encoding ABC transporter substrate-binding protein: MTTSRRPRILAALCLTAAAALTAAGCAKQESSGTADADSTQGAQVVQSPTAAESAADGCTLQSYGAAELDLKDAVVGFSQSEKEANPFRIAETQSIKDEAAKLGVKKLLTTNAQSQLSKQISDIQDMLAQGAQLLIVAPLNSDGLEPALQAAAAKHVPVITVDRKLNATACKDYVAFLGSDFVEQGKRAADAMIEVTGGKGKVAILLGSSGNNVTTDRTKGFVDQIKAKAPELEIVAQQTGEFARDKGQQVMEQLIQSKPDITAVYAENDEMGLGAVTALKGAGKKPGKDVKVISIDGTRNAVQALADGQYNGVIESNPRFGPLAFATAQKFFAGEAIPENVIISDRAYDASNAKDSLSGAY, translated from the coding sequence ATGACCACCTCCCGCAGACCACGCATCCTGGCCGCCCTCTGCCTCACCGCCGCCGCGGCCCTGACCGCCGCCGGCTGCGCCAAGCAGGAGAGCAGCGGCACCGCCGACGCCGACTCCACCCAGGGCGCGCAGGTGGTGCAGTCGCCGACCGCCGCCGAGTCCGCCGCCGACGGCTGCACCCTCCAGTCCTATGGCGCCGCCGAGCTCGACCTGAAGGACGCGGTCGTCGGCTTCTCGCAGTCCGAGAAGGAGGCCAACCCGTTCCGGATCGCCGAGACCCAGTCCATCAAGGACGAGGCGGCGAAGCTCGGCGTGAAGAAGCTGCTCACCACCAACGCCCAGTCGCAGCTCTCCAAGCAGATCAGCGACATCCAGGACATGCTGGCCCAGGGCGCCCAGCTGCTGATCGTGGCGCCGCTGAACTCGGACGGACTGGAGCCCGCTCTTCAGGCCGCCGCCGCCAAGCACGTTCCGGTGATCACCGTCGACCGCAAGCTCAACGCCACCGCCTGCAAGGACTATGTGGCCTTCCTCGGCTCGGACTTCGTGGAGCAGGGCAAGCGCGCGGCGGACGCGATGATCGAGGTGACCGGCGGCAAGGGCAAGGTCGCGATCCTGCTCGGCTCCTCCGGCAACAATGTCACCACCGACCGCACCAAGGGCTTTGTGGACCAGATCAAGGCGAAGGCGCCGGAGCTGGAGATCGTGGCCCAGCAGACCGGCGAGTTCGCCCGCGACAAGGGCCAGCAGGTGATGGAGCAGCTGATCCAGTCCAAGCCGGACATCACCGCCGTGTACGCGGAGAACGACGAGATGGGCCTGGGCGCGGTGACCGCCCTCAAGGGGGCCGGGAAGAAGCCCGGCAAGGACGTCAAGGTCATCTCCATCGACGGCACCCGCAACGCGGTGCAGGCGCTGGCCGACGGCCAGTACAACGGCGTCATCGAGTCCAACCCCCGGTTCGGCCCGCTGGCCTTCGCCACCGCGCAGAAGTTCTTCGCCGGCGAGGCCATCCCGGAGAACGTGATCATCTCCGACCGCGCCTATGACGCGTCCAACGCCAAGGACTCGCTCTCCGGCGCGTACTGA
- a CDS encoding LamG-like jellyroll fold domain-containing protein yields MSPGRFRIPLLHRLAVLLPLLLGAALLAPASVSAAPAAAAGSATSSASADPGLRGDYYRSSNGTALDFATYTGTRIDSSLHVDDLLPALRAYTGTTENVAVRWTGRLEVPANGVYTFYIKGDNGFRMSLDGSSVIDHWTTDWDVQTTSQPITLTAGLHDLAVDYNQGNGGAYLHTEWSGPGFDRRPVPDSALHLPAGFAPADAKGAVDRTGRTATVTLPSAVSSLPAGAASHLAVLAGGTLWSARVAKDPRNTSRLVITPGDSDTPIPLNAEVRISYDGRGGITTARGALGPFSIVAQNDSTWYFATKWAKEVSPSNALPEYPRPQLTRQQWQNLNGTWQFQATEQGAALPSGRLSGKILVPYPMESALSGVAEHHDWSLYQRTFTVPSGWQVGSGNRLHLNFGAVDYEAWVYVNGRQVAHHTGGYEAFTADITAAVTKRGSQTLLVRVKDTTDGNSYAVGKQSSDPSGIWYTPTSGIWQTVWMEPVPEASIDSLVLTPNLADSSLSVTVRPAAGTSPKAKVTATVYAGRKAVGSVSGTAGAALRVPIGKPRLWSPDDPYLYDLQVTLADGRAKDTVGSYAGMRSIAVAQVGGVNKVRLNGKPTFVLATLDQGFWPDGLYTAPTDAALKSDLVQHKNLGFNAVRKHIKVEPARWYYWADRLGLMVWQDMPSRAPGAPSTPETDRVFIDQVHTIVDQHLSSPSIVIWTMMNEGWGEWSKAATGDLVDAVKKQDPSRLVDAHSGVNCCLSKGDSGRGDLIDHHDYHGPAGPAPDATRAAVDGEHGGYSLTVPGHIANVPGGQNYGDVPNSEELTQAYVANTRKLIQGASCGLSGSVYTQIADVEGEINGLLTYDRKVVKVAPGPVREVNRQVIAAGAAAGGTTVRPGTPGAAGVGWWPLHQQSGTVAPDLAGRHDGTLHGGAGWTSGPNGGALLLDGKTGYVDTGAPVLDTEQGDYSVAAWVRLDDKGHFSTAVSVDGDADSAFYLQYSQADKRFAFSFAGARALAGSIGEPQTGRWYHLAGSYSHRDGALRVYVDGAEAGTTRACNAEVSSGHLLIGRGRYHGSAVDYWTGAVSDVHAYDRALSAAEVASLAAREPAAPSGR; encoded by the coding sequence ATGAGCCCTGGCAGATTCCGCATACCCCTCCTCCATCGGCTGGCCGTACTGCTACCGCTGCTGCTGGGGGCGGCGCTGCTCGCGCCGGCCTCGGTGAGTGCCGCTCCGGCCGCCGCCGCCGGTTCTGCTACCAGTTCCGCCTCCGCCGATCCGGGTCTGCGCGGCGACTACTACCGGAGCTCCAACGGCACAGCACTGGACTTCGCCACCTACACCGGCACCCGGATCGACTCCTCGCTCCATGTCGACGACCTGCTGCCCGCGCTGCGCGCCTACACCGGCACCACGGAGAATGTCGCGGTGCGCTGGACCGGGCGGCTGGAGGTGCCCGCGAACGGCGTCTACACCTTCTACATCAAGGGCGACAACGGCTTCCGGATGTCCCTCGACGGGTCGAGCGTGATCGACCACTGGACGACGGACTGGGATGTGCAGACCACCTCCCAGCCGATCACCCTGACGGCCGGCCTGCATGACCTGGCGGTCGACTACAACCAGGGCAACGGCGGGGCCTACCTGCACACCGAGTGGTCCGGGCCCGGCTTCGACCGCCGTCCGGTGCCCGACTCGGCGCTGCACCTGCCGGCCGGCTTCGCGCCCGCCGACGCCAAGGGCGCCGTCGACCGCACCGGCCGGACCGCCACGGTGACGCTGCCCTCCGCCGTGTCATCCCTCCCGGCCGGCGCGGCGAGCCATCTGGCCGTGCTCGCAGGCGGCACCCTCTGGTCGGCTCGGGTGGCCAAGGACCCCCGGAACACCTCCCGGCTGGTGATCACCCCCGGCGACTCCGACACCCCGATCCCGCTCAACGCCGAGGTGCGGATCAGCTATGACGGCCGGGGCGGCATCACCACCGCGCGCGGCGCGCTCGGCCCGTTCTCGATCGTCGCGCAGAACGACTCCACCTGGTACTTCGCCACCAAGTGGGCCAAGGAGGTGTCACCCTCCAACGCCCTGCCCGAGTACCCCCGGCCGCAGCTCACCCGCCAGCAGTGGCAGAACCTCAACGGGACCTGGCAGTTCCAGGCCACCGAGCAGGGCGCCGCACTGCCCTCCGGCAGGCTGAGCGGAAAGATCCTGGTGCCGTACCCGATGGAGTCGGCCCTGTCGGGGGTCGCCGAGCACCACGACTGGTCGCTCTACCAGCGCACCTTCACCGTGCCGAGCGGCTGGCAGGTGGGCTCGGGCAACCGGCTGCACCTCAACTTCGGCGCGGTGGACTACGAGGCATGGGTCTACGTCAACGGCAGGCAGGTCGCCCACCACACCGGCGGCTATGAGGCGTTCACCGCCGACATCACGGCGGCGGTCACCAAGCGCGGGTCGCAGACGCTGCTGGTCAGAGTGAAGGACACCACGGACGGCAACAGCTACGCGGTGGGCAAGCAGTCCTCCGACCCCAGCGGCATCTGGTACACCCCCACCTCGGGGATCTGGCAGACCGTCTGGATGGAGCCGGTGCCGGAGGCGAGCATCGACTCGCTGGTGCTCACGCCGAACCTGGCGGACAGCTCGCTCTCGGTCACCGTGCGCCCCGCCGCCGGGACCAGCCCCAAGGCCAAGGTCACCGCCACCGTCTACGCGGGCCGCAAGGCCGTCGGCTCGGTCAGCGGGACCGCCGGGGCGGCGCTGCGGGTGCCGATCGGCAAGCCCCGCCTGTGGAGCCCGGACGACCCGTATCTGTACGACCTCCAGGTCACCCTGGCCGACGGCCGCGCCAAGGACACGGTCGGCTCGTACGCCGGGATGCGGTCGATCGCGGTGGCCCAGGTGGGCGGGGTCAACAAGGTCCGGCTCAACGGCAAGCCCACCTTTGTGCTCGCCACCCTGGACCAGGGGTTCTGGCCGGACGGCCTCTACACCGCGCCGACCGACGCGGCCCTCAAGTCCGACCTGGTGCAGCACAAGAACCTCGGGTTCAACGCGGTCCGCAAGCACATCAAGGTGGAGCCCGCGCGCTGGTACTACTGGGCGGACCGGCTCGGCCTGATGGTCTGGCAGGACATGCCGAGCCGGGCCCCGGGGGCGCCGTCCACGCCGGAGACCGACCGGGTCTTCATCGACCAGGTGCACACCATCGTCGACCAGCACCTCAGCAGCCCGTCGATCGTCATCTGGACGATGATGAACGAGGGCTGGGGCGAGTGGAGCAAGGCCGCCACCGGTGACCTGGTGGACGCGGTCAAGAAGCAGGACCCCTCCCGTCTGGTGGACGCCCACTCCGGGGTCAACTGCTGCCTCTCCAAGGGCGACTCCGGCCGTGGCGACCTGATCGACCACCACGACTACCACGGGCCGGCCGGACCCGCGCCGGACGCCACCCGGGCGGCGGTGGACGGTGAGCACGGCGGCTACTCGCTGACCGTCCCCGGGCATATCGCCAATGTCCCGGGCGGCCAGAACTACGGCGACGTGCCCAACTCGGAGGAGCTGACCCAGGCGTATGTCGCCAACACCAGGAAGCTGATCCAGGGCGCCTCCTGCGGCCTCTCCGGCTCGGTCTACACCCAGATCGCCGATGTCGAGGGCGAGATCAACGGCCTGCTGACCTACGACCGCAAGGTGGTCAAGGTGGCGCCGGGCCCGGTACGGGAGGTCAACCGGCAGGTCATCGCGGCGGGCGCGGCGGCGGGCGGGACCACCGTGCGGCCGGGCACCCCAGGTGCGGCCGGGGTGGGCTGGTGGCCGCTGCACCAGCAGTCCGGCACCGTGGCCCCCGATCTGGCGGGCCGCCACGACGGGACCCTGCACGGCGGAGCGGGCTGGACCTCCGGCCCCAACGGCGGAGCGCTGCTGCTGGACGGGAAGACCGGCTATGTGGACACCGGAGCGCCCGTGCTGGACACCGAGCAGGGCGACTACTCGGTGGCCGCCTGGGTGCGGCTGGACGACAAGGGGCACTTCAGCACCGCGGTCTCGGTGGACGGCGACGCCGACAGCGCCTTCTACCTCCAGTACTCCCAGGCCGACAAGCGGTTCGCCTTCAGCTTCGCCGGCGCCCGCGCGCTGGCCGGGTCCATCGGCGAGCCCCAGACCGGCCGCTGGTACCACCTGGCCGGCAGCTACAGCCACCGGGACGGCGCGCTGCGGGTCTATGTGGACGGCGCCGAGGCGGGTACCACCCGGGCGTGCAACGCGGAGGTGTCCTCCGGGCACCTGCTGATCGGCCGGGGCAGGTACCACGGCAGCGCGGTCGACTACTGGACCGGGGCGGTCTCCGATGTGCACGCCTACGACCGGGCGCTGAGCGCGGCCGAGGTGGCCTCGCTGGCGGCCCGTGAACCGGCGGCGCCCTCCGGGCGGTGA
- a CDS encoding LysM peptidoglycan-binding domain-containing M23 family metallopeptidase produces the protein MAREARHRRPHTTSTTNRLVLAAGVTGAGLGVPVAVAGAGGAAAATPHLADRSLDLSADTLDASVQTVALTGAVELAAASAKSAAPTVHVVAPGETLSGIAAGRRTPGGWRSVYLENQELIGSDPDRIIPGQRLHLDPPAPAPAARPAARSTGHVVRSGETLTSIAQDEGVDGGWHSVYVENRQLIGDDPDRILPGQHLTLPAPATAHPPKATPPAAPKPPAHRPAAHKPAAPKPPAHKPAAHPAARAILPVHGYTLTAGYHAAGSHWTHRHTGQDFAVPTGTPVVAVLTGTVVSAGWGGAYGNEVVLRHRDGTYTVYAHLSSIAVHSGQSVTAGARLGRSGATGNVTGPHLHFEVRNAPGYGSDIDPVAWLSRYGLHL, from the coding sequence ATGGCACGGGAGGCACGCCACCGCCGTCCGCACACCACCAGCACCACAAACCGCCTCGTCCTCGCCGCCGGGGTGACCGGCGCGGGGCTGGGCGTACCGGTCGCCGTGGCCGGGGCGGGCGGGGCAGCCGCCGCCACGCCCCACCTCGCGGACCGGAGTCTCGACCTGTCCGCCGACACCCTGGACGCCTCCGTCCAGACCGTCGCCCTCACCGGGGCGGTGGAGTTGGCGGCCGCTTCCGCGAAGTCCGCCGCACCGACCGTGCATGTGGTGGCCCCCGGGGAGACCCTCTCCGGCATAGCCGCCGGCCGCCGCACCCCGGGTGGCTGGCGCAGCGTCTATCTGGAGAACCAAGAGCTGATCGGCAGTGACCCCGACCGCATCATCCCCGGCCAGCGCCTGCATCTCGATCCGCCGGCACCGGCACCGGCAGCCCGTCCGGCCGCCCGCAGCACCGGCCATGTCGTACGCAGCGGCGAGACCCTGACGTCGATAGCCCAGGACGAGGGCGTGGACGGCGGCTGGCACAGCGTCTATGTGGAGAACCGGCAGCTGATCGGCGACGACCCGGACCGGATCCTCCCCGGCCAGCACCTCACCCTCCCCGCGCCCGCCACCGCCCACCCGCCGAAGGCCACCCCGCCCGCGGCGCCCAAGCCCCCGGCCCACAGGCCCGCGGCCCACAAGCCCGCCGCGCCCAAGCCGCCGGCCCACAAGCCCGCCGCACACCCCGCCGCCCGGGCCATCCTCCCCGTGCACGGCTACACCCTCACCGCCGGATACCACGCCGCAGGCAGCCACTGGACCCACCGGCACACCGGCCAGGACTTCGCCGTCCCCACCGGAACGCCCGTCGTCGCCGTACTGACCGGCACCGTCGTCTCCGCCGGCTGGGGCGGCGCCTACGGCAACGAGGTGGTCCTCCGGCACCGCGACGGCACCTACACCGTCTACGCGCACCTCTCCTCGATCGCCGTCCACTCCGGGCAGAGCGTCACCGCCGGCGCGCGGCTCGGCCGATCCGGCGCCACCGGCAATGTCACCGGCCCCCATCTGCACTTCGAGGTGCGCAACGCCCCCGGTTACGGCTCCGACATCGACCCGGTCGCCTGGCTGAGCCGCTATGGCCTGCACCTGTGA
- a CDS encoding glycoside hydrolase family 6 protein: MRSTRIARGLTAAAAAAALCASATATATAATSRPATDRSLPSGSHFYVDLDSKAAHQAVTDLKAHDLVGAAAMSKLASWPIAQWFNGTAKPADTTAAMKRLQQKAALQHQTPVTVAYNVPGRDCSQYSAGGAATSQEYAAWVDALAKGIGSNRTVVVLEPDGLALSPTYCGGTAQQQSDRLAEIRAAAQRLEKESGPVVYLDAGHSGWQSTGTQAQLLIDGGIAHARGFFVNVSNYQTDADSIRYGTQIAKCVWYLGHTAGATADDCANQYWPAADADAWYASHVPAKAELPHFVVDSSRNGKGAWDAPAGTYSDAETWCNPPGRGLGTRPTADTRNALLDAYLWIKVPGESDGSCTRGTAGPVDPEYGIVDPVAGGWWPAQVHGLAANASPALTFNPHLIG; encoded by the coding sequence GTGCGCAGCACCCGCATCGCCAGAGGACTCACGGCCGCCGCCGCAGCGGCCGCCCTGTGCGCCTCCGCGACGGCCACCGCCACCGCCGCCACCTCCCGACCGGCCACCGACCGGTCGCTGCCGTCCGGCAGCCACTTCTACGTCGACCTCGACAGCAAGGCGGCGCACCAGGCCGTCACCGACCTGAAGGCCCATGACCTGGTCGGCGCGGCGGCGATGAGCAAGCTCGCGTCCTGGCCGATCGCGCAGTGGTTCAACGGCACCGCCAAGCCCGCCGACACCACCGCGGCCATGAAGCGGCTTCAGCAGAAGGCCGCCCTTCAGCACCAGACCCCGGTGACGGTCGCCTACAACGTCCCCGGACGCGACTGCTCCCAGTACTCCGCCGGCGGCGCGGCCACCTCCCAGGAGTACGCCGCCTGGGTGGACGCCCTCGCCAAGGGCATCGGCAGCAACCGGACCGTGGTGGTGCTGGAGCCCGACGGCCTGGCCCTCAGCCCCACGTACTGCGGCGGCACCGCCCAGCAGCAGTCCGACCGGCTGGCCGAGATCCGCGCGGCCGCGCAGCGGCTGGAGAAGGAGTCCGGCCCGGTCGTGTACCTGGACGCCGGGCACAGCGGCTGGCAGAGCACCGGCACCCAGGCGCAGCTGCTGATCGACGGCGGCATCGCGCACGCCCGGGGCTTCTTCGTCAATGTCTCCAACTACCAGACCGACGCCGACTCGATCCGCTACGGCACCCAGATCGCCAAGTGCGTCTGGTACCTCGGGCACACCGCCGGCGCCACGGCGGACGACTGCGCCAACCAGTACTGGCCGGCCGCCGACGCAGACGCCTGGTACGCCTCCCACGTCCCCGCCAAGGCGGAGCTGCCGCACTTCGTGGTCGACAGCAGCCGCAACGGCAAGGGCGCCTGGGACGCGCCGGCCGGCACGTACTCCGACGCCGAGACCTGGTGCAACCCGCCCGGCCGCGGCCTGGGCACCCGGCCGACCGCCGACACCCGCAACGCGCTGCTGGACGCCTACCTGTGGATCAAGGTCCCCGGTGAGTCCGACGGCAGCTGCACCCGTGGCACCGCCGGTCCGGTCGACCCCGAGTACGGCATCGTCGACCCGGTCGCGGGCGGCTGGTGGCCCGCCCAGGTGCACGGGCTGGCAGCCAACGCCTCCCCGGCGCTGACCTTCAACCCTCACCTGATCGGCTGA
- a CDS encoding DUF4232 domain-containing protein, which produces MSFPLPTRFAAVSAAALLGLTGVVAGAAPAQARTQPDPARSRTASAVPAACTVAGLRLSMGSQDVGAGQLYWPIRFTNTGSHSCSLRGYPGVTVLNAKHGRIGTPATHSGRSYDTVTVRPGRTVTAIVHTTNGPLGGPCRATGSYLRVYPPGSLRALTVPAKFRVCSNTFDISPVMVPRS; this is translated from the coding sequence ATGTCCTTCCCCCTCCCCACCCGTTTCGCCGCCGTGTCGGCGGCAGCCCTGCTCGGACTCACCGGCGTGGTCGCGGGCGCGGCCCCCGCCCAGGCCCGGACCCAGCCCGACCCCGCGCGGTCCCGGACCGCGTCGGCCGTGCCGGCGGCCTGTACGGTGGCCGGCCTCCGCCTCTCCATGGGCAGCCAGGACGTCGGAGCGGGCCAGCTGTACTGGCCGATCCGCTTCACCAACACCGGCTCCCACAGCTGCTCGCTGCGCGGCTACCCCGGCGTCACCGTGCTGAACGCCAAGCACGGCCGGATCGGGACGCCCGCCACCCACAGCGGCCGGTCGTACGACACGGTCACGGTGCGGCCCGGCCGCACGGTCACGGCGATCGTCCACACCACCAACGGCCCGCTCGGCGGCCCCTGCCGCGCCACCGGCTCCTACCTGCGTGTCTACCCGCCGGGGTCCCTCCGCGCGCTGACCGTCCCGGCCAAGTTCAGGGTGTGCTCCAACACCTTCGACATCTCCCCGGTGATGGTGCCCCGGTCCTAG
- a CDS encoding class I SAM-dependent DNA methyltransferase, which translates to MGDGIDSGYAALRRDRAGQAAAFDALGARYDEAFPHKEGQLAAGEWLAASLPPGSRVLDLGCGTGVPTARRLVDAGLRVVGIDLSPGMVERARANVPEADFHQADIADLRPGGPVDLGRFDAATAFFSLLMLPRAEIPFALAAIRGLLRERGLFALAMVEADADDMPVPFLGQTIRVSGHPRAELRRIVAEAGFEIVRETATGYAPEAADVPPEVQLLLHCRRVG; encoded by the coding sequence ATGGGCGACGGGATCGACTCCGGCTATGCGGCGCTGCGGCGCGACCGCGCGGGCCAGGCAGCGGCATTCGACGCGCTGGGCGCCCGCTATGACGAGGCGTTTCCGCACAAGGAGGGCCAGCTCGCGGCGGGGGAGTGGCTGGCCGCTTCGCTGCCGCCCGGGTCCAGGGTGCTGGACCTGGGCTGCGGCACCGGAGTGCCGACCGCCCGCAGGCTCGTCGACGCCGGGCTGCGGGTGGTCGGCATCGACCTCTCCCCGGGCATGGTCGAGCGGGCGCGGGCCAATGTCCCCGAGGCGGACTTCCACCAGGCGGACATCGCGGACCTGCGCCCGGGCGGCCCGGTCGACCTGGGCCGCTTCGACGCCGCCACGGCCTTCTTCTCCCTGCTGATGCTGCCCCGCGCGGAGATCCCGTTCGCCCTGGCCGCGATCCGCGGACTGCTGCGCGAGCGGGGGCTGTTCGCCCTCGCGATGGTCGAGGCGGACGCCGACGACATGCCCGTCCCGTTCCTCGGGCAGACCATCCGGGTGTCGGGCCACCCCAGGGCCGAGCTGCGCCGGATCGTGGCGGAGGCCGGCTTTGAGATCGTGCGGGAGACCGCCACCGGCTACGCCCCGGAGGCCGCCGACGTGCCTCCGGAGGTGCAGCTCCTGCTGCACTGCCGACGCGTCGGCTGA